A portion of the Kribbella jejuensis genome contains these proteins:
- a CDS encoding class I SAM-dependent methyltransferase produces MSEWSSGGIYESYVGRWSRLVAAEFVDWLDQPPGLRWLDVGCGTGALTSTILRTAAPASVLGIDPSEGFVGYAKQTVDDPRAAFEVRSAAELPDGPYDAVVAGLVLNFIPERVHALRRMREIGSTVAVYVWDYAGGMQLMRYFFDAMLAVRPQDHEADEGRRFAFCTAEGLKRIYRAAGFLDVRTREIVVPTVFASFDDYWQPFLGGQGVAPAYLRSLDPADQDAIRDAVRERLPIEADGSIRLTARAWAASG; encoded by the coding sequence GTGAGTGAGTGGTCGAGCGGGGGAATCTACGAGTCGTACGTCGGCCGCTGGAGCCGGCTGGTGGCGGCCGAGTTCGTCGACTGGCTGGACCAGCCGCCGGGGCTGCGGTGGCTCGACGTCGGCTGCGGTACGGGTGCGCTGACCAGCACGATCCTGCGGACGGCCGCGCCGGCGTCGGTGCTCGGCATCGACCCGTCGGAGGGGTTCGTCGGGTACGCGAAGCAGACCGTCGACGATCCGCGGGCGGCGTTCGAGGTGCGGTCCGCGGCCGAGCTGCCGGACGGGCCGTACGACGCTGTCGTTGCCGGGCTGGTGCTGAACTTCATCCCGGAACGGGTCCACGCGCTGCGCCGGATGCGGGAGATCGGCAGCACGGTCGCCGTCTACGTGTGGGACTACGCAGGCGGGATGCAGCTGATGCGGTACTTCTTCGACGCGATGCTCGCCGTACGGCCGCAGGATCATGAGGCCGACGAGGGCCGGCGGTTCGCATTTTGTACAGCCGAGGGCCTGAAACGGATATACCGCGCGGCCGGGTTCCTGGACGTGCGGACGCGGGAGATCGTCGTACCGACCGTCTTCGCGTCGTTCGACGACTACTGGCAGCCGTTCCTCGGCGGGCAGGGCGTGGCGCCGGCGTACCTGCGGAGTCTGGACCCGGCGGACCAGGACGCGATCCGGGACGCCGTACGGGAGCGGTTGCCGATCGAAGCGGACGGGTCGATCAGGCTGACGGCACGGGCGTGGGCTGCTTCGGGTTGA
- a CDS encoding SDR family oxidoreductase, with protein sequence MYDVPDQTGKLVVVTGANSGTGKEATKRLAAAGARVVMAVRTPSKGEAARAEILAEHPDAQLEVRRIDLADLASVQEFAEQLSADESHLDLLVNNAGVMTPPTRLTTKDGFELQFGSNYLGPFALTVRLLPLILAAPAPRIATMSSGAAYLGKIGFDNLQWERGYRPTSAYAQSKLADLMLSNHLAKLSADRDWGLVSVAAHPGYTRTNLQTAGASLGRQSALNKFFMRHNPLPKQDVETGTEPLLFAAADPAAKSGAYYGPNGIFGLVGKTTQVRNPKTATDPATNARLWQVSETLTGVALPSILQR encoded by the coding sequence ATGTACGACGTCCCCGACCAGACCGGCAAGCTCGTCGTCGTCACCGGCGCGAACAGCGGTACCGGCAAAGAGGCCACCAAGCGCCTCGCCGCCGCCGGTGCTCGCGTGGTGATGGCGGTCCGCACCCCGTCCAAGGGCGAGGCCGCCCGCGCCGAGATCCTCGCGGAGCACCCCGACGCTCAGCTCGAGGTACGGCGGATCGATCTCGCCGACCTGGCGTCGGTGCAGGAGTTCGCCGAACAACTGTCCGCCGACGAGTCGCACCTGGACCTGCTGGTGAACAACGCCGGCGTGATGACGCCGCCGACCCGGCTGACCACCAAGGACGGGTTCGAGCTGCAGTTCGGGTCGAACTACCTCGGCCCGTTCGCGCTCACGGTCCGGCTGCTGCCGCTCATCCTGGCCGCCCCGGCCCCGCGGATCGCGACAATGTCGAGCGGAGCGGCGTACCTGGGCAAGATCGGCTTCGACAACCTGCAGTGGGAGCGGGGCTACCGGCCGACGTCGGCGTACGCGCAGTCCAAGCTGGCCGACCTGATGCTCAGCAACCACCTCGCCAAGCTGTCGGCCGACCGCGACTGGGGCCTGGTCAGCGTGGCCGCGCACCCGGGCTACACGCGGACCAACCTGCAGACGGCCGGTGCCTCGCTGGGCCGCCAGTCGGCGCTCAACAAGTTCTTCATGCGGCACAACCCGCTGCCCAAGCAGGACGTCGAGACCGGCACGGAGCCGCTGCTGTTCGCGGCCGCCGACCCGGCCGCCAAGTCCGGTGCGTACTACGGACCGAACGGAATCTTCGGCCTGGTCGGCAAGACCACGCAGGTCCGCAACCCGAAGACCGCCACCGATCCGGCCACCAACGCCCGGCTGTGGCAGGTGTCCGAGACGTTGACCGGAGTCGCGCTGCCCTCGATCCTGCAAAGGTGA
- a CDS encoding TetR/AcrR family transcriptional regulator produces the protein MNFKRARNPEQRAERRRAILRTAAAMLTEMPVADVSLNELSRRVGLAKSNVLNYFDSREAVLLELSGSELTAWVQDLSAALSEVSPQLPSAERGELLITAVVGTLGKRPVLCDLISAQAAVLERNITTETALAFKRSAAVAYQEMIAVVAGVLPELGREGAGRFIATATLLAGAVWTHSHPVPAILAAYEADPALEAIRMNFEPSLTDGLRTLLYGAMPRDQGR, from the coding sequence ATGAACTTCAAGCGCGCCCGCAATCCGGAGCAGCGGGCCGAGCGGCGGCGGGCGATCCTGCGGACCGCGGCCGCGATGCTGACCGAGATGCCGGTCGCCGACGTCAGCCTGAACGAGCTGAGCCGTCGGGTCGGCCTGGCGAAGTCGAACGTGCTGAACTACTTCGACTCCCGCGAGGCCGTGCTGCTCGAACTGTCCGGCAGCGAGCTGACGGCCTGGGTGCAGGACCTGTCCGCAGCCCTGTCCGAGGTCTCACCGCAGTTGCCGAGCGCGGAGCGCGGCGAACTGCTGATCACCGCTGTCGTCGGCACGCTGGGCAAGCGGCCGGTGCTCTGCGACCTGATCAGTGCGCAGGCGGCGGTGCTGGAGCGGAACATCACGACGGAGACCGCGCTGGCGTTCAAGCGCTCGGCCGCGGTCGCGTACCAGGAGATGATCGCGGTGGTGGCCGGCGTCCTGCCGGAGCTCGGCCGGGAGGGAGCGGGCCGTTTCATCGCCACCGCGACCCTCCTCGCGGGCGCGGTCTGGACCCACTCCCATCCGGTACCGGCGATCCTGGCCGCCTACGAGGCCGACCCGGCACTCGAGGCGATCAGGATGAACTTCGAGCCGTCACTGACCGACGGCCTCAGAACCTTGCTGTACGGCGCAATGCCGAGGGATCAGGGGAGGTAG
- a CDS encoding HAD family acid phosphatase: MAFRSWRRPSRRMVLTSVAAVAMTSVVGGVAYSAGAATQQPAIQTSTPHRADDVTNIDVLRQQLRNYYGDPLGTGNFAADSNYAKEAQKVAAAGTRWISVPHRTSKKKAILLDVDDTTLATWNYEIASNWAFNPTSNADFVLNQKFPAVPGMVDLVKTAARDGYAIFYLTGRGAAQEQATLGNLTSDGIGVDAGYPAPTTLTNGEDGLFTKPAVADYPDYLKQACADDKNGSCTTIHYKSATRAHIESLGYEIVANFGDQFSDLKGGFADRTFKLPNPNYYLP, encoded by the coding sequence ATGGCATTCCGTTCCTGGCGCCGGCCGTCCCGCCGGATGGTCCTGACCAGCGTCGCCGCGGTCGCGATGACATCGGTTGTCGGCGGGGTCGCGTACTCGGCCGGTGCCGCCACCCAGCAGCCCGCGATCCAGACGTCCACGCCGCACCGCGCGGACGACGTCACGAACATCGACGTACTGCGCCAGCAGCTGCGCAACTACTACGGCGACCCGCTCGGCACCGGTAACTTCGCTGCCGACAGCAACTACGCGAAGGAAGCGCAGAAGGTCGCCGCGGCCGGTACCCGCTGGATCTCGGTCCCGCACCGCACCAGCAAGAAGAAGGCGATCCTGCTGGACGTCGACGACACCACGCTGGCCACCTGGAACTACGAGATCGCCAGCAACTGGGCGTTCAACCCGACCAGCAACGCGGACTTCGTGCTGAACCAGAAGTTCCCGGCCGTGCCCGGCATGGTCGACCTGGTCAAGACCGCCGCGCGGGACGGCTACGCGATCTTCTACCTGACCGGCCGCGGTGCCGCGCAGGAGCAGGCGACGCTCGGCAACCTGACCTCGGACGGGATCGGGGTCGACGCGGGCTACCCGGCGCCGACCACGCTGACCAACGGCGAGGACGGCCTGTTCACGAAGCCGGCCGTTGCCGACTACCCGGACTACCTGAAGCAGGCCTGCGCCGACGACAAGAACGGCTCGTGTACGACGATCCACTACAAGTCGGCGACCCGCGCCCACATCGAATCCCTCGGCTACGAGATCGTCGCGAACTTCGGCGACCAGTTCTCCGACCTCAAGGGCGGCTTCGCCGACCGCACCTTCAAGCTCCCGAACCCGAACTACTACCTCCCCTGA
- a CDS encoding GNAT family N-acetyltransferase, translated as MTVRPAVPADAEAIAEIWYAGWQDGHLGHVPDALVAVRTEESFGTRAAERIADTTVAVVGDAVAGFVMVVGDEVEQVYVGSAYRGSGVAAELLAEAERQVKADGYGEAWLAVATGNARARRFYERNGWTDGGAFDYPASVGDGTLPVPCHRYLKQV; from the coding sequence ATGACAGTCAGACCTGCGGTTCCTGCTGATGCAGAGGCGATTGCCGAGATCTGGTACGCCGGTTGGCAGGACGGGCATCTCGGGCATGTGCCGGACGCGTTGGTCGCCGTACGGACCGAGGAATCGTTCGGCACCCGTGCGGCAGAACGGATCGCCGACACCACGGTTGCCGTTGTGGGGGACGCGGTCGCCGGATTCGTGATGGTGGTGGGGGACGAGGTCGAGCAGGTGTACGTCGGCAGCGCCTACCGCGGATCGGGGGTTGCCGCGGAGCTGCTCGCGGAGGCGGAGCGGCAGGTGAAAGCGGACGGGTACGGCGAAGCCTGGTTGGCGGTTGCGACCGGTAACGCGCGCGCTCGGCGGTTCTACGAGCGGAACGGCTGGACCGACGGCGGGGCGTTCGACTATCCGGCGTCGGTCGGCGACGGTACGTTGCCGGTGCCGTGCCATCGCTACCTCAAGCAGGTGTGA
- the metH gene encoding methionine synthase, translating to MSETALRELLDQRIAVLDGAWGTMLQGAKLQPADYQGDRFGNHTHDVTGDPDLLNLTRPDVILDVHRQYLAAGADITTTNTFTATSIGQADYGLQEYVREMNVAGARLARQAADEFGDKFVAGSIGPLNVTLSLSPRVEDPSYRAVTFEQVKAAYAEQIAALAEGGVDLLLIETIFDTLNAKAAVAAAREVAPQLPLWISVTIVDLSGRTLSGQTVEAFWSSVEHADPLVVGVNCSLGAAQLRPHVADLARFAGTYVASHPNAGLPNAFGGYDETPDETSALLQEFAESGLVNIVGGCCGTTPAHIAKIAQAVQQLPPRTVVPADHTTRFSGLEPFKIGKDTGFVMIGERTNVTGSAKFRRLIEGDDHQAAVDVALEQVRGGANLLDVNMDADLLDSEQAMTTFLNLIATEPEVARIPIMIDSSKWSVLETGLKHVQGKGVVNSISLKEGEEQFLDHARRIRDYGAGAVVMAFDEQGQADTVERKVEICGRAYDLLTQKVGFPPEDIIFDPNVLAVATGMSEHNNYAKNFIDSLPLIKARCPGVHISGGISNLSFSFRGNDIVREAMHSAFLYHAGKAGLDMGIVNAGQLAVYEDIPKDLLELVEDVIFNRRDDATDRLVAFAENVKGKGKQREIDLTWREGSVEERLSHALVHGIVDYIEDDTEEARQQLPRPLDVIEGPLMDGMKVVGDLFGAGKMFLPQVVKSARVMKRSVAYLEPFMEEEKEQARREGRAEMVRGQGKVVLATVKGDVHDIGKNIVGVVLGCNNYEVIDLGVMVPAAKILDTAIAEGADAVGLSGLITPSLDEMVSVAEEMQRRGLKLPLLIGGATTSKQHTAVRIAPAYENTTVHVLDASRVVGVVSDLLDDDRAEELAKRNSIEQERLREQHANKQRAPMLTLEAARANREPVEYGELPVPAFTGLKRVSPSIETLREMVDWQFLFLAWELKGKYPAILEQPVARELFDDANALLDEIIANGSFTAEGVYGFWPAHSEGDDIVLDGLDRSFPMLRQQTEKPAGRHNRCLADYIAPSGDHLGGFGVAIHGAGALAKSYEELGDDYKAIMVKALADRLAEAFAEWIHLEARRAWFEPDVQPVLEDLHAERFRGIRPALGYPASPDHTEKKDLFELLEAEQIGLGLTESYAMTPAAAVSGLIFAHPASRYFSVGRLNRDQIEDYAVRRGLPTSEVERWLRPNLAYDPE from the coding sequence ATGAGTGAAACCGCGCTGCGGGAACTGCTGGATCAGCGGATCGCGGTCCTCGACGGTGCGTGGGGCACGATGCTGCAGGGGGCGAAGCTGCAGCCCGCCGACTACCAGGGCGACCGCTTCGGCAACCACACGCACGATGTCACCGGTGATCCGGATCTGCTGAACCTGACCCGCCCGGACGTCATCCTCGACGTCCACCGCCAGTACCTGGCCGCCGGGGCGGACATCACCACCACGAACACGTTCACCGCGACCAGCATCGGCCAGGCCGACTACGGCCTGCAGGAGTACGTGCGCGAGATGAACGTCGCCGGTGCTCGCCTCGCCCGGCAGGCCGCCGACGAGTTCGGGGACAAGTTCGTCGCCGGTTCGATCGGCCCGCTGAACGTGACCCTGTCGCTGAGCCCACGTGTCGAGGATCCGTCGTACCGTGCCGTGACCTTCGAGCAGGTGAAGGCCGCGTACGCTGAACAGATCGCCGCGCTCGCCGAGGGCGGCGTCGACCTGCTGCTGATCGAGACGATCTTCGACACTCTGAACGCGAAGGCGGCCGTCGCTGCGGCCCGTGAGGTCGCGCCGCAGTTGCCGCTGTGGATCTCGGTGACGATCGTCGACCTGAGCGGCCGAACTCTGTCCGGCCAGACCGTCGAGGCGTTCTGGAGCTCGGTCGAACACGCCGACCCGCTGGTCGTCGGCGTCAACTGCTCGCTCGGCGCCGCGCAACTGCGCCCGCACGTGGCGGACCTGGCGCGGTTCGCCGGCACGTACGTCGCCTCGCACCCGAACGCCGGTCTGCCGAACGCTTTCGGCGGGTACGACGAGACGCCCGACGAGACCTCGGCGCTCCTGCAGGAGTTCGCCGAGTCGGGTCTGGTCAACATCGTCGGCGGCTGCTGCGGTACGACGCCCGCCCACATCGCGAAGATCGCCCAAGCGGTTCAGCAGCTGCCGCCGCGGACCGTCGTACCGGCCGATCACACGACCCGGTTCTCCGGGCTGGAGCCGTTCAAGATCGGCAAGGACACCGGGTTCGTGATGATCGGTGAGCGGACCAACGTGACCGGGTCGGCGAAGTTCCGCCGGCTGATCGAGGGCGACGACCACCAGGCCGCGGTCGACGTGGCGCTGGAGCAGGTCCGCGGCGGCGCGAACCTGCTGGACGTGAACATGGACGCCGACCTGCTCGACAGCGAGCAGGCGATGACCACGTTCCTGAACCTGATCGCGACCGAGCCCGAGGTGGCCCGGATCCCGATCATGATCGACAGCTCGAAGTGGTCGGTGCTGGAGACCGGGCTGAAACACGTACAGGGCAAGGGCGTGGTGAACTCGATCAGCCTGAAGGAGGGCGAGGAGCAGTTCCTCGACCACGCCCGGCGGATCCGGGACTACGGCGCCGGCGCGGTCGTGATGGCGTTCGACGAGCAGGGCCAGGCGGACACCGTCGAGCGCAAGGTGGAGATCTGCGGCCGGGCGTACGACCTGCTCACCCAGAAGGTCGGGTTCCCGCCCGAGGACATCATCTTCGACCCGAACGTGCTCGCGGTCGCGACCGGGATGTCCGAGCACAACAACTACGCGAAGAACTTCATCGACTCGCTGCCGCTGATCAAGGCCCGGTGCCCAGGCGTGCACATCAGCGGCGGGATCTCGAACCTGTCGTTCTCGTTCCGCGGCAACGACATCGTCCGCGAGGCGATGCACTCGGCGTTCCTGTACCACGCGGGCAAGGCCGGCCTGGACATGGGCATCGTCAACGCGGGCCAGCTCGCGGTGTACGAGGACATCCCGAAGGACCTGCTCGAGCTCGTCGAGGACGTGATCTTCAACCGTCGCGACGACGCCACCGACCGGCTGGTCGCGTTCGCGGAGAACGTGAAGGGCAAGGGCAAACAGCGCGAGATCGACCTGACCTGGCGCGAGGGCTCGGTCGAGGAACGGCTGTCGCACGCGCTCGTGCACGGGATCGTCGACTACATCGAGGACGACACCGAGGAGGCGCGGCAGCAGCTGCCGCGGCCGCTCGACGTGATCGAAGGCCCGTTGATGGACGGGATGAAGGTGGTCGGCGACCTGTTCGGCGCCGGCAAGATGTTCCTCCCGCAGGTGGTGAAGAGCGCGCGGGTGATGAAGCGCTCGGTCGCCTACCTCGAGCCGTTCATGGAGGAGGAGAAGGAGCAAGCCCGGCGCGAGGGCCGTGCCGAGATGGTCCGCGGCCAGGGCAAGGTCGTGCTCGCCACCGTGAAGGGCGACGTGCACGACATCGGCAAGAACATCGTGGGTGTGGTGCTCGGCTGCAACAACTACGAGGTGATCGACCTCGGCGTGATGGTGCCGGCGGCAAAGATCCTCGACACCGCGATCGCCGAGGGTGCGGACGCGGTCGGCCTGTCCGGGCTGATCACGCCCTCGCTGGACGAGATGGTCTCGGTGGCCGAGGAGATGCAGCGGCGCGGGCTGAAGCTGCCGTTGCTGATCGGCGGTGCGACCACGTCCAAGCAGCACACCGCGGTCCGGATCGCCCCGGCGTACGAGAACACCACCGTGCACGTTCTGGACGCGTCCCGGGTGGTCGGTGTGGTGTCCGACCTGCTCGACGACGACCGCGCCGAGGAGCTTGCCAAGCGCAACAGTATCGAGCAGGAGCGGCTGCGCGAGCAGCACGCGAACAAGCAGCGCGCACCGATGCTGACGCTCGAGGCGGCCCGGGCCAACCGGGAGCCGGTGGAGTACGGCGAGTTGCCGGTGCCGGCGTTCACGGGCCTGAAGCGTGTGTCGCCAAGTATCGAGACGCTGCGCGAGATGGTCGACTGGCAGTTCCTGTTCCTGGCTTGGGAGCTGAAGGGGAAGTACCCGGCGATCCTCGAGCAGCCGGTCGCGCGGGAGCTGTTCGACGACGCGAACGCCTTGCTGGACGAGATCATCGCGAACGGATCCTTCACCGCCGAGGGCGTGTACGGGTTCTGGCCCGCGCACAGTGAGGGTGACGACATCGTTCTCGACGGGCTGGACCGGTCGTTCCCGATGCTGCGGCAGCAGACCGAGAAGCCCGCCGGACGGCACAACCGTTGCCTGGCCGACTACATCGCGCCGTCCGGAGACCACCTCGGTGGTTTCGGCGTGGCGATCCACGGAGCCGGGGCGCTGGCGAAGTCGTACGAGGAACTGGGCGACGACTACAAGGCGATCATGGTGAAGGCGCTGGCCGACCGGCTGGCGGAGGCGTTCGCGGAGTGGATCCACCTGGAGGCACGCCGCGCCTGGTTCGAACCCGACGTACAGCCGGTGCTCGAGGACCTGCACGCGGAACGCTTCCGCGGCATCCGGCCGGCGCTCGGCTACCCGGCGAGCCCGGACCACACCGAGAAGAAGGACCTGTTCGAACTGCTCGAAGCGGAGCAGATCGGCCTCGGCCTGACCGAGTCGTACGCGATGACCCCGGCCGCGGCCGTCAGCGGTCTGATCTTCGCGCACCCGGCGTCGCGCTACTTCAGTGTCGGCCGCCTGAACCGCGACCAGATCGAAGACTACGCAGTACGCCGAGGACTCCCGACCTCGGAGGTCGAACGCTGGCTCCGTCCGAACCTGGCGTACGACCCGGAGTGA
- a CDS encoding TetR/AcrR family transcriptional regulator, protein MSDPGRTAILRAARKAFARGPYDAVTLREVAADAGVSAALIVKHFGGKEALFERVADFSEAAQLLLQAPNERLGEHAVRTLVEYRRANDQDLLVRVVFAAGKGDERALIREHFRDQVTRAVAARLTGPDAELRAGLITAQLLGLGALLAIDKSGPISTATPETIAALYAPGIQDLIH, encoded by the coding sequence GTGAGCGATCCGGGGCGGACCGCGATTCTGCGCGCGGCGCGGAAGGCGTTCGCGCGCGGGCCGTACGACGCGGTCACGTTGCGGGAAGTCGCCGCCGACGCGGGCGTCAGCGCCGCGCTGATCGTCAAGCACTTCGGCGGCAAGGAAGCGCTCTTCGAGCGGGTCGCCGACTTCAGCGAGGCGGCCCAGCTGCTGCTCCAGGCGCCGAACGAGCGGCTCGGCGAGCACGCGGTCCGGACGTTGGTCGAGTACCGCCGGGCCAACGATCAGGACTTGCTCGTCCGGGTCGTGTTCGCGGCCGGCAAGGGTGACGAACGCGCGCTGATCCGCGAGCACTTCCGCGATCAGGTCACCCGCGCCGTCGCCGCCCGGTTGACCGGACCGGACGCCGAGCTCCGGGCCGGCCTGATCACCGCCCAACTGCTCGGCCTCGGCGCGCTGCTGGCGATCGACAAGAGCGGCCCGATCTCCACCGCGACCCCGGAGACGATCGCCGCCCTGTACGCTCCGGGCATCCAGGACCTCATCCACTGA
- a CDS encoding MFS transporter, producing MTARPRLILSALAFCGVLVSVSQTIVVPLLPELPAITHSPPSDVSWLITITLLTGAVFTPLLGRAGDMYGKRRVLLIALCSMVVGSLLCATSSNLSVLIAGRAFQGAAVAVVPLGISILRDELPRERVIPAIAIMSSTLGIGAAFGIPAATLVVEYANWHTMFWINLGLGLLDIVLVLLIVPESAVRTSGRFDVVGALGLSAFLVCLLLAVSKSSAWSTPTLAVLYAVAVLLVPVWGWYELRTRSPLVDLRVSARPAVLFTNLSALLIGFAFYANSLSTAQLVQEPTWTGYGLGESIVVSGLCLLPGGVAMVLLSPVSARISGARGPRFTLGIASLIMAAGYVVRLFTSGSVAGIVIGATVVSAGTAVAYSALPALIMHAVPVTETAAANGLNTLMRTIGQAICSTIVAIVLANVTIAQAGKIAPALSAYLIVFVIAGIAAVAAAGLVLFIPVRRRTPAYEVTTEVPVK from the coding sequence TTGACTGCTCGTCCGCGCCTGATCCTGTCCGCGCTCGCGTTCTGTGGTGTGCTGGTCTCGGTCAGCCAGACCATCGTCGTACCGCTGCTGCCCGAGCTCCCCGCGATCACCCACAGCCCGCCGTCCGACGTCAGCTGGCTGATCACGATCACGCTGCTGACCGGCGCGGTCTTCACGCCGCTGCTCGGCCGCGCCGGCGACATGTACGGCAAGCGCCGCGTTCTGCTGATCGCCCTGTGCTCGATGGTCGTCGGCTCGCTGCTCTGCGCCACCAGTTCGAACCTCAGTGTGCTGATCGCCGGCCGCGCGTTCCAGGGCGCCGCGGTCGCCGTCGTACCGCTCGGCATCAGCATCCTCCGCGACGAACTCCCGCGGGAGCGGGTGATCCCGGCGATCGCGATCATGAGCTCGACGCTCGGGATCGGCGCCGCGTTCGGCATCCCGGCCGCGACGCTCGTGGTCGAGTACGCGAACTGGCACACGATGTTCTGGATCAACCTCGGCCTCGGCCTGCTCGACATCGTCCTGGTGCTGCTGATCGTGCCGGAGTCCGCCGTCCGTACCAGCGGCCGCTTCGACGTCGTCGGAGCGCTCGGCCTGAGCGCGTTCCTGGTCTGCCTGCTGCTCGCGGTCTCGAAGAGCAGCGCGTGGAGTACGCCGACCCTCGCTGTCCTGTACGCCGTTGCGGTGCTGCTCGTCCCGGTCTGGGGCTGGTACGAGCTGCGCACTCGCAGCCCACTCGTGGATCTGCGGGTGTCGGCGCGGCCCGCCGTACTGTTCACCAATCTCAGCGCGTTGCTGATCGGGTTCGCGTTCTACGCCAACTCGTTGTCCACGGCTCAGCTGGTGCAGGAGCCGACCTGGACGGGCTACGGGTTGGGCGAATCCATCGTGGTCAGTGGACTGTGCCTGCTGCCGGGTGGCGTGGCGATGGTGTTGCTTTCGCCCGTGTCGGCGCGGATCTCCGGTGCGCGTGGGCCTCGGTTCACCCTGGGGATCGCGTCGCTGATCATGGCGGCGGGGTACGTCGTACGGCTGTTCACCAGCGGGAGCGTCGCGGGAATTGTGATAGGGGCGACCGTTGTCAGCGCCGGGACCGCCGTGGCGTACTCGGCGCTGCCTGCCCTGATCATGCATGCTGTCCCGGTGACGGAAACCGCCGCGGCCAACGGCCTGAACACGCTGATGCGCACGATCGGGCAGGCGATCTGCAGCACGATCGTCGCCATCGTGCTGGCGAACGTGACGATCGCCCAGGCGGGCAAGATCGCGCCGGCGCTGTCGGCGTACCTGATCGTCTTCGTGATCGCGGGCATCGCCGCGGTGGCGGCCGCCGGGCTCGTGCTGTTCATCCCGGTACGGCGACGCACGCCGGCGTACGAGGTGACGACCGAGGTGCCGGTGAAGTGA
- a CDS encoding NAD-dependent epimerase/dehydratase family protein, with amino-acid sequence MRIFIAGATGVIGRRLVPLLLAQGHQVTALSRRSQVPGAETVLGDVYDPTRLRELVAQARPDVLMHQLTDLTSRDFAANGRIRREGTRNLMDAALAAGVRRVISQSIAWAYEPGTTPADESTPLDLHSPDEYRRTTVEAVATLEEITAEAPEWVALRYGMLYGPETWYTKNGLMATSPLPTGPDVTSFLHIEDAAHAAAAALTWPSGPVNIVDDEPLAASVWAPAFAASVGAPPPQPADSPRTPWARGATNGRARNLGWRPAHPTFLDT; translated from the coding sequence ATGAGGATCTTCATCGCCGGCGCCACCGGCGTCATCGGCCGCCGCCTCGTTCCCCTGCTGCTCGCCCAAGGTCACCAGGTGACGGCGTTGTCCCGGCGGTCCCAGGTGCCTGGAGCCGAGACCGTGCTCGGCGACGTGTACGACCCGACTCGGCTCCGCGAGCTGGTGGCGCAGGCTCGACCGGATGTCTTGATGCACCAGTTGACCGACCTCACCTCGCGCGACTTCGCCGCGAACGGCCGGATCCGTCGCGAAGGCACCCGGAACCTGATGGATGCTGCCCTCGCGGCCGGCGTACGACGCGTGATCTCGCAGAGCATCGCGTGGGCGTACGAGCCTGGGACCACGCCGGCCGACGAGTCCACGCCGCTCGACCTGCACTCCCCCGACGAGTACCGCCGTACCACCGTCGAGGCAGTCGCCACGCTGGAGGAGATCACGGCGGAGGCTCCCGAGTGGGTGGCACTCCGCTACGGCATGCTCTACGGCCCAGAAACCTGGTACACGAAGAACGGCCTGATGGCCACCAGCCCGCTCCCCACCGGCCCCGACGTCACGAGCTTCCTGCACATCGAAGACGCCGCCCACGCCGCGGCCGCCGCGCTGACCTGGCCCTCCGGCCCCGTCAACATCGTCGACGACGAACCACTCGCCGCATCGGTCTGGGCGCCGGCCTTCGCCGCATCCGTCGGCGCACCACCACCGCAGCCAGCGGATTCACCCCGGACGCCGTGGGCCCGCGGCGCCACCAACGGCCGAGCCCGCAACCTCGGCTGGCGCCCGGCCCACCCGACGTTCCTCGACACATAA